From Topomyia yanbarensis strain Yona2022 chromosome 1, ASM3024719v1, whole genome shotgun sequence, one genomic window encodes:
- the LOC131695892 gene encoding uncharacterized protein LOC131695892, producing the protein MFFVSRITKKYDDETGKLTRELLKTAVKMARMKNRLKFLLNCRKCKLVPKCLCYKVGVSLHSSISRQEMKILEHRQKIRIISLVVRDTKRLLEQLKNRKRHLYEKVQWTLEESDWRAVRAMVEKKAANVYNSTKRTEINKLSNLKRKKIEETCQQPEWIENKTNHEIPDYLERTLLLGPNFNIQSKSSIPYVRLVADVETAIKSKPQADDIRAEVSTIISNYVNYQNQPRTKENDWIHKDIVRSRKFLRENPDIYVIKADKGNKTVLMSGTEYHEKMTTMVNDASTYKQRKDNPSNRVLKMLNSIIEQWWLDQHIDRATKHKLKMYNCTPPRIYGLPKIHKENCPLRPVISTIGSATYHMAQYLSGILNNLVGKTEYHVRNSFEFAKEISKIRVPEGCVMYSLDVVSLYTNIPVNKVYEYVEERWNEVAQTTTIPWDSFKQAMKTVLEASFFQYDGKFYDQIFGVPMGSPLSPVVANIVMEKLEGEALEGLKQKGISLIVYRRYVDDCFLVGKENEIETVIEEFNEQHTSIKFTVEKESNESIRFLDLLLSRNGEKIDKKWLPKQKTGRYLDYTSESPYTHKKNTAIALMDRALKLTDANKREESITEASNILRANNYPEHIIKSVLKQRVDILYNTLQTRSADEQTAKYISIPYIPCLSEKIGKVLRKNNLNAAYKPNDKIKNTIFTMLKDKIPKMQQTNVVYSIPCGGCTNKEYIGQTSQTLEKRISQHKNSIRTSTSITGLTQHTRECGHHFNFNETRILERINHESNRLTAEVLHIKLREQRAVNLQRDAASFACTYNGLLNKLRSARNGTGEKEERRHQ; encoded by the coding sequence ATGTTTTTCGTGTCGAGAATCACAAAGAAGTACGATGACGAAACGGGGAAGCTGACGAGAGAGTTATTAAAGACCGCTGTCAAGATGGCGAGGATGAAAAACAGACTAAAATTCTTACTGAACTGTCGGAAGTGCAAGCTTGTGCCAAAGTGTCTATGTTACAAAGTTGGCGTTTCCCTACACAGCAGCATATCCCGGCAGGAAATGAAGATTCTGGAACACCGGCAGAAAATCAGAATCATCAGCCTAGTTGTTCGGGACACCAAAAGGTTACTAGAGCAACTGAAGAATAGAAAGCGGCATCTATATGAAAAGGTCCAATGGACGCTAGAAGAAAGTGACTGGAGAGCAGTGCGCGCGATGGTGGAGAAAAAAGCAGCAAATGTATATAATAGTACGAAACGAACCGAAATAAATAAGCTGAGCAACCTGAAGAGGAAAAAGATCGAAGAGACTTGTCAGCAACCGGAGTGGATAGAGAATAAGACAAACCATGAAATCCCCGACTATTTGGAACGAACGCTTCTTCTTGGACCGAACTTCAACATACAAAGCAAGAGTTCTATCCCATACGTTCGACTCGTTGCCGATGTAGAAACTGCTATAAAGAGCAAACCACAAGCCGACGACATCAGAGCAGAAGTATCTACGATCATATCCAACTATGTCAACTACCAAAACCAACCACGGACGAAGGAGAATGACTGGATACACAAAGACATTGTACGAAGTAGAAAGTTTTTGCGAGAGAACCCAGACATCTATGTTATAAAAGCCGATAAAGGGAACAAGACAGTTCTAATGTCCGGCACCGAATACCACGAAAAAATGACCACAATGGTAAATGATGCGTCCACGTACAAGCAACGGAAAGACAATCCATCGAACCGAGTGCTAAAAATGTTAAACAGCATAATAGAACAGTGGTGGTTAGACCAGCACATCGACAGAGCGACGAAACACAAGCTTAAGATGTACAACTGCACCCCACCGCGAATCTATGGACTCCCCAAAATTCACAAAGAAAACTGCCCCCTCCGTCCTGTGATATCCACCATCGGTTCAGCAACCTACCACATGGCTCAGTATCTATCgggaattttaaacaatttagtGGGAAAAACGGAGTACCACGTTCGCAACAGCTTCGAATTCGCTAAGGAGATATCCAAGATACGGGTACCGGAAGGATGTGTAATGTATTCATTAGATGTGGTATCCCTATACACTAATATACCTGTCAATAAAGTGTACGAGTACGTCGAAGAAAGATGGAATGAAGTAGCACAAACAACCACTATTCCTTGGGACAGTTTTAAACAAGCAATGAAAACTGTACTAGAAGCTTCCTTTTTTCAGTATGACGGAAAGTTCTACGACCAAATATTTGGAGTGCCCATGGGATCCCCCCTCTCTCCCGTCGTTGCTAACATTGTTATGGAAAAATTAGAGGGAGAGGCCCTCGAGGGATTGAAGCAAAAGGGAATATCGCTGATAGTGTACCGACGGTATGTAGATGATTGCTTTCTTGTGGGTAAAGAAAATGAGATAGAAACTGTCATCGAAGAATTTAACGAGCAACATACTAGCATTAAATTCACGGTAGAAAAAGAAAGCAACGAATCGATTCGCTTTTTAGATCTACTATTATCCAGAAACGGGGaaaaaatcgacaaaaaatgGCTCCCGAAACAGAAAACAGGACGGTATTTGGACTACACATCGGAGAGCCCATACACGCACAAGAAGAACACCGCAATTGCACTTATGGACCGAGCACTAAAACTCACGGATGCGAACAAAAGGGAAGAGAGCATAACAGAGGCATCTAACATACTACGCGCCAACAACTATCCGGAACACATCATAAAAAGTGTGCTTAAACAGCGGGTAGACATACTCTACAACACCCTACAAACCAGGAGCGCAGACGAGCAAACAGCAAAATATATATCCATTCCATATATTCCCTGCTTGAGCGAGAAAATCGGCAAGGTATTGCGCAAGAATAACTTAAATGCAGCATACAAACcaaatgacaaaataaaaaacacGATCTTCACGATGCTGAAAgataaaataccaaaaatgcaGCAAACAAATGTAGTCTACAGCATTCCATGCGGCGGATGCACCAATAAAGAGTACATCGGGCAAACTTCTCAAACCCTAGAGAAACGCATTAGCCAGCATAAAAACTCTATACGCACTAGCACATCGATAACCGGCCTAACACAACACACAAGAGAATGTGGACACCACTTTAACTTCAACGAAACGAGAATATTGGAGAGAATTAACCACGAGTCCAACAGGTTAACAGCGGAGGTTCTTCATATTAAGCTGAGAGAGCAAAGAGCGGTAAACCTTCAACGGGACGCCGCCAGCTTCGCCTGCACATACAACGGTCTTCTTAATAAGCTACGATCGGCGCGCAATGGCACTGGTGAGAAAGAAGAGAGACGCCACCAGTGA